Part of the Henckelia pumila isolate YLH828 chromosome 2, ASM3356847v2, whole genome shotgun sequence genome is shown below.
ttctcgacagttgaagacgcatgagaataattatccagtacatgttctcgagttagccgccattgtatttgcactcaagatctggaggcattatctttatggcgagaaatttgagatattcacggatcacaagagtttgaagtatttattcactcaggcagagttgaatatgcgacagagacgctggatggatcttttgaaggattatgattgtaaaatcaaatatcatccaggttctgttaatcttactgctgatgccttgagtcggcaggtgagactttctgcacttcaaactaatgaagtatctcatatgatacaAGAGTGGTtctttgagttttacgctcaagcacagaAAAAGGAGGAATggaattcgattgtatactattttatctgagccagcattgtattctcgaatcagagatgctcagatatctgatgttaagactcagcgtttgacaCGTTTATccaatggggttaatacatctggattccattttcaggcagatgaattattgtgcttatctaatcgagtggttgtacctaatattGCGGAGCTCaagaatgatattctttctcaagctcacaggagtcgattatcagttcatcctggaagcatgaaaatgtataaggacttgcgaactagattctggtggaaggggatgaagcgtagtgtgtatcaatttgtttctctatgtttggtttgtcaacaggtcaaggctgaacaccgacgaccaggtggattactgcagaatcttgagattcccgaatggaagtgggagcacgtgactatggattttgtcacccacttacctatgacttcatggttagtgtgatgctatctgggtcgttgttgaccgtttgacgaaatcagcacactttattccttacaaccgggagtattcttatgatcgcatgccacgcttatatgtccaggagatagtgcgattgcatgggattccagtaagcatagtcagtgatagagacccgcgatttacctcacgtttctggggtagttttcagcaggcattgggtaccactttgagtttgagcactgcatatcatccgaagactgacgggcagtcagagcggacgattcgtactttggaggatatgctacgttcttctgttatggactttggcttatcttggcaggatcaattatctttgatcgaatttgcctacaataacagttatcatcgtagtattgatatggcaccttttgaggcattgtatgatCGACGGTGTcctactccgttattctgggatgaagtcggggaacgacaagtcgagggtcctgagttggtgcaacAGATTATAGACAAGGTGGATTTGATCAAACGGAGGATCAAAATTGCTCAAGatcgacaagccagttatgctaatattcaccgcaggccacttcagtttgagcctggtaaatatgtgttcctacgagtatcacctttcaggaaggtgatgagattcggtgtaaaaggcaagttgtctcctcgtttcattgggcctttccagatactggaaaagatcggagatgttgcatatcgtctgGCGTtgccgccaaatctttccagtatacataatgtttttcatgcatCGTTACTTCGActgtatatagctgatgaatctcatgtgattcagtctactgatattcagctagagccagatctgtcttttgttgaacaaccactccgtatcctagacaggaaggagaaagttcttcggaacaaggtTATatcacttgtgatggtacaatggcaacgccgaggcgttgaagaagcaacctgaGAAACCGAGAGCCATaagcgagcagaatatcctgagttgtttactttgtacttttgattaccatgtaaagatgtaattacagttattgtaataaaacatggtttgatgtttcatattgttatcttgatttatctttagatgttattttgcggacgaaatatctaaaggtggggagaatgtagtaacccagattccattttaaaataataatatgttaaacatgatcaagggttagtaattaaccaatttcggagtgtaattggacttcaggaaaaaaaaatttgggcttttgactttgggccggatcggaagctccgaacccagatcggaagctccgatcccagccactttgGAAGTcaatcggaagcacagagatcggaagctccgatccaggaacgaAAGTCttgatctccagctgccagcaatgctcgatgactcagccgcgagttttgacaagtgtcgaacggagggcagatcggaagctccgatcatcggatcggaagtttcgatcccgGCGTGTCATGCATGCACGCAGtaagctggatcggaagctccgatcccaaaatcgaaagttccgatcctggccgggaattttgcctataaatagggcttgtttgatttcatttgaattacgaattctgTTCTCTGCTCATTATGATTTCATTGTTGATGTTGTTCCTCCCATGTTGTCCACATCTGGTGACAACACCATGAACTGATATGATCAAATTTAGGGGGAGCCTAAGTTGTCTACCTCAGGGGGAGCAACTGATAATCATTAATATGCTTTTTTGTCCAAAAAGGCAAAAAAAGGAAGATTGAAATGAAAATATGTCTTGGAGATAAAGACATAAATTCTATTCAATTGTTTtccttttaattaatatttatctaCATGTTTTGCCTTTCTTGTATTCGATATTATCTTTAACTAAAAGATAATAATCTTTTATTCAAGTAATATTGATATATGATTTGATCATGCTTACTTTTTAATTGAAGATTTGTTTCCATCTTTATAGGACTCTATCTAAAGGAAATAAATCATTCTACTTATTTTAAGCGTAAAGAAGGAGCGGAAGGGTGGAGGGAGCGTAAAAAGCAAGATTAGATAAAAGATCATAAGCGTGAAGAGCATAGAAGAAAAAGGAGAAACTGATTCCAGAATTCGGAGACCAAGCGTTTGAAGATCTAAATCTTCGGTTGAAGAATTTCAGTCATTGTCATCGTGAAGACTATCTGACGAAGAGACTTCAAACTCTTCATGTGGCTTTGTTTCTTCCTTTTACTACACCTCtgaatttttttatactactttCATAGTATTTAGGGTGTAGTTTTAATATCTCGATTGGTTGAGATATTTGTTTGTTTAGTTTACACTCCATAGTTTTCGTTTTCAATCTTTGATTGAATTTAGAGTGTTGTTAAGATTTCTCAAAATGTTGAGAATCTAACTTTGATAGGTTTACTAGGATTGGTTTTTGTAATTGAATATTACTTTGTCCTAGTAATAATTTTTGCCATGAGGCATCGCACAAGTCTTTGTACTTGTGGACAATAATTTTTGTGTTATTATTTCCGCTGCGTAATTATGcttaatttataataatttttcgtAATTTTTGATCTATttgaatataattatttaatttattttgaataatgTTGTACCTTGATGTTGCTGACATCGTAGGACAACATTAGAGTATCTGACTTTATATGTTTTTGCTAATAACCTGCGAAGATAATTCttacaaataatttaaaaaacttTAAAAGTAGATAAGATAttgtaattataaataaattacaaaTAAGTTAATTAGACTAAAACCCTTAACCTTATTAAAATATTGTATGTATACATGACAATGTAATTTCCATTTAGGTTTTACGGTCAATGGGTActctattttaatatataatatagataataaatatttaaagtctttaaaaaatttgaattacTATATTAAATtagtattttatataatataatagtaTTTCGGTCCGACTGTATGATTGGATCGGCTGGATCAGTCGGACATCTCTTTTTGTACGTAGAAAGTTCAAAAGTTTACTCGAACACAACTATAACCTCATATCGTCTTTTGAAAGTTCAAGTGTGAAATTCGTAATTTAACTTCGCCTCGAAAATATTACCAAAACAGTGTTTGTAAATAAAATTGAACTCTCGACATTGGATGGTTTACAAACGAAGATTTCGTCTTATTTATACTCTGAAAACTCTATGGTGTACGACTAAGATCTACTTAATCTAATAATGGATATTTAGTTTCAAGAAGATTCTACTAATATTTTCCCAACTTAGTAGTTTCATGTACAATACTCTAGACGATTATTTTATgcaatgttctaaaaagttTGATTTAGTCTATGCTTAATCTCGCTTAAGCTTGAAACTTCTCTAAAACGCTTCGCTTCGGCCAAAAGCGGTAAAAAAACGGTCAGACATAGGTTGACTATATCAAGTGTCATTAAATACGCATAAATGTGATTTTTCTTAAAaccaaaattgattaataagatataaattagCGTTTTTTTACTATTGAGTGATTGTTAGCAATGTTAGATGATGTGAATGCAGTACATATTGAGAGATTTTTTACAGCTAATGTTTTAAATTAGAccaattaatttagtttatgtTCAATAACACATGATATGAAatgaatgataaaataaattgaattagaATCTCACAAAGAATTAATGCATTACACTGATTTGTTTGAGATGACtaaaattatagtttatttTGAAAACGTTTTTTTACGTTTAAGCATACGCTTAAGCTCGCAGTAATCGCGCTTAAGCTTAAAAAGCTTGAAGTTTGGCTCCCACGCTTCGACACGCTTCACGTTTTTTAAAACCTTGATTTTATGTacaaaaatttgatttaaaaaaactttCTGACGAATGATGAAAAATGTTCTAGAAGAACCGAATCTCTAAGAAAACTCCAAAAATGCACACGAAGTAGATGGTTTGTGACAGGGAGCTCGTACCGGAAGACGGCTGAGTAAAGAGACTTGACGGCATATAACCGACGttttaatttcttttctttGATAGATACATGTTTTTTTTCTGCCGAATGTATAAATACTTTACCTAGGTGAAGATCCTTAGTGGTTCGTACCAGGAAACTAAGAATTTTTTTGCATGTACATAGCAGTTTGTTGTTTGTATCATTATTTCCCTGGACCAGCCAAccgagaaatcatcaataaaacgCGAGCCAGGGCGGTTAGCTTCGTCTGACGTTTTTCTTTGAATAAGAAGGTTTTTGTTAATAGGAATCCGGCTAACGGTTGCCATTTTCCGATCCATCGGATGAACTCGACAATTTTGAGCTGGAGGTTGTTTACATAATTTAACTAACCATCATATATCGAGTCAAATTTCAAAATCTATTGAAGTAACATGCATATTGCTGTTCTTCTGTTTCAGACTTTGAATCTTTAAGTTGTAAATATATGAATATGCATTTGAACAAACCAAGAAGTTGCCCAGTTTCCAGCTCCCAAGTAACAAAATCAAAGGTGAGCAAGCAAATGCTTCAATTTACGCTCAATTCACATATAAAAAATGGcccaaaaattcgaaaatatcTCCATCATTTTCTCACATCTTATGCATGCCCATTATTATGATTTGACTCTCCGTCAGATTTAAGGTTCCATCTTTGGAGGCGTTCCGCGGCGAGCTTGACCTGTTTATCCCAGTCTGTTCTCCAAGCCATGTAGGTCAGTGCAAGTGATTGGGCAAGAACTCCCAAGTTCATACCAATCCATATACCCTGCCAACAAACACATCATTAATTAATACAACCACTGAGATTCAAACAACCGTTATTTTCCGACTCAAATTTTGAAGTACTGATCGCGTATAGACTTGACCGTGAAAATAACTCGCATGTTACCTCGACTTGAAGATTAGCAACGTATCCCAGCAAAGCTCCAAGAGGTAATCCAATCAAATAATAGCAGCAAAGATTGATCAGTGCAACAGTTCCTTGCAAACCCGCACCTACCGCCACCCCTGTAATCAAGAATCACACCCATCGGgacaaatccaaaaatttagATTAGGAAAGTATATTTTGGTGCGCCCTTTGTCCACCACAACTCGGTTTGGACAAAAGAATTTATTATAAACACAAAGTGAAGAATGTGGTACTAACCAGAAAGTACAGGATAAATGCTGTTAAGCAATACTGAAATAGCTAGCAAAAGAGAGAGATGCGACACCGCATTGGCAACTTCTGAATCATCCGTAAACGAATATCCAATAGTTTTTCCGAATACCAAGCAAATGATAGTAAATATCACCCCAATCACCACTGACGTGGTTATAAGGACTTTGATCGAAAATTTAGTGGCTTTAGCATCTCCTCTTCCGAGCTCATTAGCAATCCGCACACTACATGGTCATGAAGAAGATGTACAGTATaagattgaaaaaaaaagagagcaGGGAATTGTGTAGCTAACACGTACCATGCAGCACCAAGAAATCCAAGGCAAATCATGAATTCCCATCCGTTGATGTTAAGACTGCAACAACGAGATTATGATGCATCACATCGGAGagataaaattaaaaacaaagttTACTTGTAGCTAACTCACCATATGGAGAAGGCAGATATGGCGACCTCTGCATTGCTCATGTAACCGGCTAACAAGACTAGTACAGAACTGTACCACAACTCCAAGCTAGAAGATTGAAAACAAATGCATATTAAGTTTGAATGGTGGAAGCAAATCCATTATGATGAGACAGTTTGAGAAAATCTAGTATTGGAAAACTAGTTGTGGAAATGACAAACAAAGTTTAAATACGAAGAAAACAAAGAGAATCCGAAGGGGCGGCGGCCATGATCCGTAAGCATTTTATGTAGTCAAACAGTAAACAAACGTATAGCTCACGCACCTAGACTCTAGGAGATCGGTTCTACTAGAAATTATCGAATAACAGTTCTTGTTTACTATAAAAATTTATCATCAGCCTCGTACATTTTTTCGTAGATATCCTTAAATCCAATGTGGATGGGGTAACAACATATACAAGAGTTTTATAGAGAATTTTTTACCAAACCATAACCCCAGATGATACTGAGAGCTTTATGACAGGCCAAATATCTGAAAACGCTGCTGTACTGAATCCAGTCCACGTATGAGGGCACCAACCCCCGATAATGTAGCCTAATTCTGCAAACACGACGAACCAAGAAGATATGCACAACGCCGCCATTGCTCCATCCACCCCCCAATGCAAAACATAGACAAACAACCACGACAGGGGCACGTGTAATATGAACTGAACGATCGATATCCACGCAACGATGCTGTTCTTTTGTTGTGCTTGCAGATACATTTGCATCGTCAAAGTGAACACAAAATTGTAGACCATAGGAATAAACCACCACGAGATGTATCCTGCAGCATTTGAGATGGTTTCTTCTTGACCGAATAGTTTAAACATGGGCGCACCGAAGATGAAGAGTGGAAGTAGGAGGGTGCAAGTTATGAAATCCACAACCCACGATCTTTGCAGATAAACTCCCATCATGTGATATTGTCGTGCACCGTAGGATTGCCCGCAGAGTGTTTCAGTCGCACTCGACATTCCAATCTAgaacaacacaaacaaaatgaactctaaataattaatatgatTGTATTCAAGCTGCATTAGAACTAGAAGTTCTGAATGAATAACATAATCTAGTATCCGAAAGAATTAAGGTTTATACCAATATTCCATTCACGAAGCGAACTGTTAAAGTCTGCACGAGCGCATAACCAGCAAGAGCAACGGAACTCTGATGTCCGATAAACGACTGTGTCACTATTATGGTTCCGAATGAAGCCACTCTTGCTAACATGCCAGGCAGTGCTACCCTCCAAATCTTACTGGATTCATCACGAACTTTTGTTTTAAAATCAACCACCTCCTTTCCTTCCGAAGGAACAATGAGTTTCTCATGCACACCATTATCCATGTTTCTGTAAAGTTAAGATAATTAACAAAATGATCAGCATATAATATTACATGAAACTGTGATTTCTCTACACTATGTGACACAGAACCGGGTGAAATAATCAGTATTGGATGTGCATTGTTGGTTTCCATGATGGCTTATCTTTGATCTCGGTAACACAAGCCCCCAAAACATAAAAATTGCGCAAATACAGTAATTTGTCAGCGACTACATACATTTTAAAGATAGGCTCTACTTCTTCTCATGCACTGATATGGCACAATATGGGAGCAGGGCacaaaaattttcgaaaactttAAAGATTATGACTCGCATTAAAGAAAAGATATCttgaataaaatttttctcaacAAGGCATAAGAACTTGAGTTAGTAAAATGATAATAATCTTCTTCAGATGATTGCAAAATGATCTTACATAAGATCCTTGAAACTATAGAATAGTCCATGTCTTATCCTCTCAGAATTGTGGCATAActcattttaattttattattcggATATTCCATAGGCCGTATCCACCCCGCATTCATGCACAATAGATACCAACCTTAGATATTGATTGATGAGTATACATTATATTAAATTGCCCAAAGTTCAGTTTGtaattcttctttttttttttaataataagtgAACATATGACATTCTGGCCTTTTGTCTAATGGAGAAAATAAgtacaaaatttatttaaaaaatccaTACAAAAGCTGGcccaaaatataattttcctcGATTCTTCAGAGAAAATATGACTTTCCTGCAGCTATAAAGTTGAAACATATGACAAAATGAAACCTCAAGAAACACCAAACACCGTTCGTTTCGTTATGCCACTATAAATTTCAAAACCTTTTTAAATCTCTTTTCAGTGAATTAAGGATCTTAATTGTTATACAAACTAAACAAATCTAATTAGATCTGCCTGGCTATATTTTTCCTTGTTAACACATCGATACAAGCAAGTGGTCCTATTTCAACACAATTCGTTGGTTACTAAGAAAACTTGAACCCAAAATCGGAAACTCAGGAATCTGACAGCCAGATTCTTGGTTAAAACCTTAACGAGTACACCTACCAGCTgagaaaacccaaaaaaaaacaaaaaaaacaagttAACAAAAAAAGTACGTTATTGTATAATTAAGTAAACAATTATGCTAAAAGAACAAGGATTGCAAAAGAAAAAAAGTTGGCAACATCAAGAAAAAAGCACAACTATTTAAAACAAGACAGAAACACACTTGAATGGGAAGAAATAAAACTGAAACTTGAACCAAAGAATCCAAAATCTGAACAAAAGAAAGACACAGTTAGATTGATGaaaaaaaccaaagaaaacttACACAAGAAGAGAAATCTGTGGCTGGATTGGTCACCTAGCTAGCTAGCTCCTTGTATATGCAAAGATTAGTTAGCAAAGTTATAGGAGTTGCGGTGCCTGAGCTTCAATCATGTACAAAATTGTTGTCACAGTTAAATGCATGGATGAATTTAATGGCCACAAAAACAAGAATATCACTTAAATCTCACACAGAAGAGGAGAGAGCAGATGGAATTAAAGAAGAGGAGCGTTGAATTTAGGCAGCTAACAAGGGAAGGTGGCTGCTTCTTCTCAcaatatgattaaaaaaaacaagaaaccaATAGTTATCGTGGGGACAAAATTATTTATCGTCCACTGCCAATCTTTAAATGTATATTAATTTGGACGAATAATTTCCTTTAATTGCACTTGGACGTTTGCGAAGGGCCTGGCCATATTGCATGTTGTGCTTGAAAATTAGTTTAAATCACATTTTTATCGATATTAAATATGTGTGATAGTTTGTTATAAACTATTgtactttaattaattaactaatatTTTATTTCCAATCGGCCataatgaataataataatattcggTTCcagttttttataataataataataataataatatatgcaGAGGGACCTAGAAACATAGATCTCTTTTGCCAACCTACCTCCATGACACGTGCTCCGCACCTAATCAACTCGCTTgtgtgaatttaattttattctatttttctCGATCATATCCAAATACatagatatatattttacatttgttcaaaaaaatatatatatatatttaaaaagagtgcagaaaaatttcataaaatatcaaaatatataaatattattgtaactaatttgatatatatatatttatatattttgatatcttATTCTATTTTTCTGCACTCTTGtaaaatatatatctttttttttttgaacaaatgtaaaatatatatctatGTATTTGGATATGATCGagaaaaatagaataaaaatatatatttatgactataataataaaattgtcGATATGTGATACttcaataaatataataatattgattattattattattattttgaaaattccaaattaaattattgaGTCTCGACATTTTATTTTCATCTAAAATTCCAAATTGTATAAAGTTAAGAATTTGATGTAAAGGTCGTGGGTAGGTGCAGGATGTGCACTTTAATTTCTATATAGAATAATGGAGAGTGGCAAATGGAAAGGAATCCGATCGactcttattttaatttatatgtggttggttcaatatttattgattgttaATTAAAAATGTATCACTCACTATTATCCAAcagataaaaatataataatcatACAACAATATGAAGTACTATATAACTAATATATTTTCAATGAATTgactttatatataatatatatatttggcaGTCAGAGGACTCGCATTATATTATTGTATCTCTAGCTACTTCATTTTACATTCAACTACTTCAAGGATCTTTCTTTCATACCACTTGTTTTAATTTTCTCTTGGTCATCTAGCGTTGTATTGAATTGTATTTTGATGTAATTTTCTCtcaacttcaaaaaaaaaatttgaattccgATAGTACCGACAAAAATATATTATCAGAATGTTACTATAAAATTCGATTGAATTTGAGACTACATTATCACGAACTCTTCCTCGAAACTTTTTGTTTAACATTCTTGTTTTTctaactttaaaaaaataaataatcgagAGACATCAGAAATTGAGAATCTTTAGCTGGATGGATTATTTACATACAAACATTGGACTAGATCGAGCTACGCACAGTCATGCACGTTTTTTCtttcattaaaataaaatctgctGCTATATTATATTTAGAGTCAAATCTTGGCACCTCTCTCGATTCTGAGCGCCACATTTTCCATTAAAAATTTgagattaattaatttattatttaatccaaATTCGAACATGTAGGTTACCCCCAAACTTTTAATAATTGATATATGTATCccatatttatttactttttttttatatatatagagaacATGGAATCGTAAGTTGTGATGCTATTTTTATaacatataaattaataaattgcgTATAAAAATTAGAATCTATCTACGTGCATTATAAAAGCTCAGCCCCTTTTACTAACCAATTGATATGTATAAGCACACCACtgtgaaaatataaaaaacacAACTGCTTTCCTTTATATTATCATTACAACCGCTGGAATTTTTCTCCATGTAAACTTATTCTTTCTCACTCTTACTGAAATTTCACAATATTCTTATTCTTTTAACAAATGATTTGATAGTTACAGTATCAGCGTTACACACGCATCGTGTGTGTTCTTTTGCTAGTTAAGCAACAACACCTTAGTTGATCTCTTGGTATGCTCAACtttaaattgcaaaaaaaaaaaaaaacaacaaaaaaaaccaTAACTATATACACAACACATAAATTTATACGCGTATTGTGTGTGCGTCACCACCGCtagtatataaatataatacttCCCATTTGTGTGGATTTTCACATGTATCTTTCGGTATTTAGTTTAGCGAATTGTTTTATTATATTAGTTATTTGTAATTTTCTTATATTCTTTTTGTCCCAATTATATTGTTTACGTTTtttttgtctcaaatatatagtcatatattatatttagtaatattttttcacacttctttactaatatatccATATTAACTACacattgaaaattgtgcaatcattttttaatacattaaataggaaTAAAATAGGAAgtctatataaaatttactttttcaataaattttttttaatctgtgtaaaaaaaaaaaaacaatatatatgATACAGATGAAATATATCTTAAATATGTAATGACTAACCATTAATTAATGGACACTGATAATTTTCCTCTAATGATTATTTATTagtttttgtcatttttatATGCACTATATTAAAtggttaataaatattttcccaCTAAACATTGAAATTTCCGTGAGAAAAATTAGTTAAACTTCcctcaaaatttattttatactattaaaaatgttaatttaataattgtgaCAAATGATAAGTTATTAACTTCTTCTCAAATTATTATCATAATTTTTCTCgtgtgataaaaaaaatactaaaatcaTTTTCTTGATTAATTTTTCCTTTTTATGTGGGTTTTTGGTTTATTTGATGCTATGATATTTTtctttggattta
Proteins encoded:
- the LOC140881477 gene encoding protein DETOXIFICATION 24, whose product is MDNGVHEKLIVPSEGKEVVDFKTKVRDESSKIWRVALPGMLARVASFGTIIVTQSFIGHQSSVALAGYALVQTLTVRFVNGILIGMSSATETLCGQSYGARQYHMMGVYLQRSWVVDFITCTLLLPLFIFGAPMFKLFGQEETISNAAGYISWWFIPMVYNFVFTLTMQMYLQAQQKNSIVAWISIVQFILHVPLSWLFVYVLHWGVDGAMAALCISSWFVVFAELGYIIGGWCPHTWTGFSTAAFSDIWPVIKLSVSSGVMVCLELWYSSVLVLLAGYMSNAEVAISAFSICLNINGWEFMICLGFLGAACVRIANELGRGDAKATKFSIKVLITTSVVIGVIFTIICLVFGKTIGYSFTDDSEVANAVSHLSLLLAISVLLNSIYPVLSGVAVGAGLQGTVALINLCCYYLIGLPLGALLGYVANLQVEGIWIGMNLGVLAQSLALTYMAWRTDWDKQVKLAAERLQRWNLKSDGESNHNNGHA